A single region of the Gossypium arboreum isolate Shixiya-1 chromosome 12, ASM2569848v2, whole genome shotgun sequence genome encodes:
- the LOC108479580 gene encoding uncharacterized protein LOC108479580 isoform X2, which translates to MDENGKVRSNCANAANPYHVCGAYCLEKIADGKGYKEKDKKILDNRYGIKEVVRNKRTDDGGRSQPNCPKALNPYHECNDNCTQRSSKANIQGVRKESDNHNGIKQSELRKKKGGEGRVHQNCGKASNPYHECDENCFNRSTEAKKESGAKFIDDSRSFERKKKGSESQPKSPRALEITPALGAIYHGDPNSLQSHLYREKLEAENAESFSSFEQHPEEIRSQEQSFDKAQIQYSQPLPMSGKISPGDTATKFKGENIQISPKVSSDASTEDGREDVTSSAFSFTGITQALEESGKEDNKSIISESCVSVGKYRVKESISSTLQSIFDKYGDIAANCQLESASMRAYYLECLCAVVQELQSTPFNELTKSKVKEIFAVLKDVESANIDVSWLRALLNEISEAINLASQRQTFEAKKVKYESSLESVKKELESRMENLSQKEKEAVDAREQVAEIKARLDDMEHECSQLDKTISSIASINEKFQGKSLVDELL; encoded by the exons ATGGATGAGAATGGAAAAGTACGCTCAAATTGTGCTAATGCTGCTAATCCCTACCATGTATGTGGTGCATATTGCCTAGAAAAGATTGCTGATGGCAAGGGATATAAGGAAAAGGATAAAAAGATATTAG ATAACCGCTACGGTATAAAAGAAGTTGTGCGTAACAAAAGGACTGATGATGGAGGGAGATCGCAACCAAATTGCCCTAAAGCACTGAATCCTTACCACGAATGCAATGATAATTGCACCCAGAGAAGTTCCAAGGCCAATATTCAGGGAGTTAGAAAGGAATCCG ATAATCACAACGGTATAAAACAAAGTGAGCTTAGAAAAAAGAAAGGTGGCGAGGGAAGAGTGCACCAAAATTGCGGAAAGGCATCGAATCCATACCATGAATGTGATGAAAATTGTTTCAACAGAAGTACAGAGGCCAAAAAAGAATCAG GTGCCAAATTTATTGATGATTCCAGAAGCTTTGAGAGGAAAAAGAAGGGATCTGAGTCTCAGCCTAAGTCCCCTCGAGCACTTGAGATTACCCCTGCCCTAGGTGCAATTTACCATGGTGACCCCAACTCACTTCAGTCTCATTTATATAGGGAGAAGTTGGAAGCAGAGAATGCCGAGTCCTTTTCTTCTTTTGAGCAACACCCTGAAGAGATTCGTTCCCAAGAGCAATCTTTTGATAAGGCTCAAATTCAATACTCTCAACCGTTGCCTATGTCTGGCAAAATC TCTCCCGGTGATACAGCAACCAAATTTAAAGGGGAGAATattcaaatttccccaaaggtaAGTTCAGATGCAAGTACCGAGGATGGGAGAGAAGATGTGACTAGCTCAGCCTTCAGTTTCACAGGGATCACCCAAGCTTTAGAAGAGAGTGGTAAGGAAGATAACAAATCCATAATCTCTGAGTCCTGTGTTTCAGTTGGAAAATACCGTGTGAAAGAAAGCATCTCCTCAACTCTACAGTCAATTTTCGATAAATATGGAGACATAGCAGCTAACTGTCAGTTGGAATCGGCTTCCATGCGTGCATATTATTTAGAATGCTTGTGTGCTGTGGTTCAAGAGTTGCAATCCACTCCATTCAATGAACTGACCAAatcaaaagtaaaagaaatttttgCTGTTCTTAAGGATGTAGAATCTGCAAACATTGATGTTAGTTGGCTGCGTGCTCTGCTCAATGAAATCTCAGAAGCCATCAATCTTGCTAGTCAACGACAAACTTTTGAAGCCAAAAAGGTTAAGTATGAAAGTTCGTTAGAGTCTGTAAAGAAAGAACTGGAATCTCGAATGGAAAATCTATCTCAGAAAGAAAAGGAGGCCGTTGATGCCCGGGAACAAGTCGCAGAAATCAAGGCCCGTTTGGATGACATGGAACATGAATGTTCTCAGTTGGACAAAACTATTTCTTCTATAGCATCAATCAACGAGAAGTTCCAGGGCAAATCTCTGGTGGATGAGCTCCTGTAA
- the LOC108479580 gene encoding uncharacterized protein LOC108479580 isoform X1, with protein sequence MDENGKVRSNCANAANPYHVCGAYCLEKIADGKGYKEKDKKILDNRYGIKEVVRNKRTDDGGRSQPNCPKALNPYHECNDNCTQRSSKANIQGVRKESDNHNGIKQSELRKKKGGEGRVHQNCGKASNPYHECDENCFNRSTEAKKESGAKFIDDSRSFERKKKGSESQPKSPRALEITPALGAIYHGDPNSLQSHLYREKLEAENAESFSSFEQHPEEIRSQEQSFDKAQIQYSQPLPMSGKIVSPGDTATKFKGENIQISPKVSSDASTEDGREDVTSSAFSFTGITQALEESGKEDNKSIISESCVSVGKYRVKESISSTLQSIFDKYGDIAANCQLESASMRAYYLECLCAVVQELQSTPFNELTKSKVKEIFAVLKDVESANIDVSWLRALLNEISEAINLASQRQTFEAKKVKYESSLESVKKELESRMENLSQKEKEAVDAREQVAEIKARLDDMEHECSQLDKTISSIASINEKFQGKSLVDELL encoded by the exons ATGGATGAGAATGGAAAAGTACGCTCAAATTGTGCTAATGCTGCTAATCCCTACCATGTATGTGGTGCATATTGCCTAGAAAAGATTGCTGATGGCAAGGGATATAAGGAAAAGGATAAAAAGATATTAG ATAACCGCTACGGTATAAAAGAAGTTGTGCGTAACAAAAGGACTGATGATGGAGGGAGATCGCAACCAAATTGCCCTAAAGCACTGAATCCTTACCACGAATGCAATGATAATTGCACCCAGAGAAGTTCCAAGGCCAATATTCAGGGAGTTAGAAAGGAATCCG ATAATCACAACGGTATAAAACAAAGTGAGCTTAGAAAAAAGAAAGGTGGCGAGGGAAGAGTGCACCAAAATTGCGGAAAGGCATCGAATCCATACCATGAATGTGATGAAAATTGTTTCAACAGAAGTACAGAGGCCAAAAAAGAATCAG GTGCCAAATTTATTGATGATTCCAGAAGCTTTGAGAGGAAAAAGAAGGGATCTGAGTCTCAGCCTAAGTCCCCTCGAGCACTTGAGATTACCCCTGCCCTAGGTGCAATTTACCATGGTGACCCCAACTCACTTCAGTCTCATTTATATAGGGAGAAGTTGGAAGCAGAGAATGCCGAGTCCTTTTCTTCTTTTGAGCAACACCCTGAAGAGATTCGTTCCCAAGAGCAATCTTTTGATAAGGCTCAAATTCAATACTCTCAACCGTTGCCTATGTCTGGCAAAATCGTG TCTCCCGGTGATACAGCAACCAAATTTAAAGGGGAGAATattcaaatttccccaaaggtaAGTTCAGATGCAAGTACCGAGGATGGGAGAGAAGATGTGACTAGCTCAGCCTTCAGTTTCACAGGGATCACCCAAGCTTTAGAAGAGAGTGGTAAGGAAGATAACAAATCCATAATCTCTGAGTCCTGTGTTTCAGTTGGAAAATACCGTGTGAAAGAAAGCATCTCCTCAACTCTACAGTCAATTTTCGATAAATATGGAGACATAGCAGCTAACTGTCAGTTGGAATCGGCTTCCATGCGTGCATATTATTTAGAATGCTTGTGTGCTGTGGTTCAAGAGTTGCAATCCACTCCATTCAATGAACTGACCAAatcaaaagtaaaagaaatttttgCTGTTCTTAAGGATGTAGAATCTGCAAACATTGATGTTAGTTGGCTGCGTGCTCTGCTCAATGAAATCTCAGAAGCCATCAATCTTGCTAGTCAACGACAAACTTTTGAAGCCAAAAAGGTTAAGTATGAAAGTTCGTTAGAGTCTGTAAAGAAAGAACTGGAATCTCGAATGGAAAATCTATCTCAGAAAGAAAAGGAGGCCGTTGATGCCCGGGAACAAGTCGCAGAAATCAAGGCCCGTTTGGATGACATGGAACATGAATGTTCTCAGTTGGACAAAACTATTTCTTCTATAGCATCAATCAACGAGAAGTTCCAGGGCAAATCTCTGGTGGATGAGCTCCTGTAA